In Hasllibacter sp. MH4015, the following proteins share a genomic window:
- the radC gene encoding DNA repair protein RadC, with the protein MRKAGGPSKGAEAHRHNHRDRLRQRFIDGGADAVPDYELLEMVLYGAILRGDTKPLAKRLLAQFGDINHVLAAPEARLKEVEGVGDKVVFQLKLMQAVGHRMARAKVMQKPILSSWDALLIYCQTAMAHRDLEQFRVLYLDRKNVLIADEAQADGTVDHVPVYPREVVKRALELNATALILVHNHPSGDPTPSQADIDMTFAIRDAAEVLGITIHDHLVIGKARELSFRAEGYL; encoded by the coding sequence ATGCGCAAGGCCGGTGGCCCCTCCAAGGGGGCGGAGGCGCATCGTCACAATCATCGTGACCGCCTGCGCCAACGCTTCATTGATGGTGGGGCCGATGCTGTCCCGGATTACGAATTGCTAGAGATGGTGTTGTACGGCGCGATCCTTCGCGGCGATACGAAACCGCTGGCGAAACGACTTTTGGCTCAATTCGGCGATATCAATCACGTCCTCGCCGCGCCCGAGGCAAGGCTAAAGGAGGTTGAAGGCGTCGGCGATAAGGTCGTGTTCCAGCTCAAGCTGATGCAGGCCGTGGGGCATCGCATGGCCCGCGCCAAGGTAATGCAGAAACCGATCCTCAGTTCATGGGACGCGCTTCTGATCTATTGCCAGACGGCCATGGCCCACCGTGATCTGGAGCAGTTTCGCGTCCTCTACCTCGACCGCAAGAACGTGCTGATCGCGGATGAGGCTCAGGCCGATGGCACCGTGGACCATGTGCCCGTCTATCCTCGCGAGGTCGTCAAACGTGCGCTGGAGTTGAACGCCACGGCGCTAATCCTTGTTCACAACCACCCGTCCGGTGATCCCACGCCCAGCCAGGCGGACATCGACATGACCTTCGCGATCCGTGACGCGGCGGAGGTTCTGGGGATCACGATCCACGATCACCTTGTCATCGGCAAAGCGCGCGAACTGAGCTTCCGGGCGGAAGGCTACCTCTGA